A section of the Deltaproteobacteria bacterium genome encodes:
- a CDS encoding enoyl-CoA hydratase/isomerase family protein codes for MSAVAVERNGAVATLRMDRPERMNAYDFEMGDALLAALGSLTVDPEVRCIVFTGSGKVFSAGGDIVMMSGMKEDTAHRFLELTVRLHAFVASLRRCRKPVISAVNGVAAGAGFPLALAGDMVLATESARFALAYQNIGLSPDGGGTFFLARALGTHRAMELILTGRTLTAGEAASLGLVQRVIPDDFFIAETFALAEKIAAGPTLAFAKAKELYNRALSNPLETQLEEERQGIAELSGTVDFREGVRAFLAKEKANFRGK; via the coding sequence ATGAGCGCCGTCGCCGTCGAAAGAAACGGAGCCGTGGCGACCCTGCGGATGGACCGCCCGGAACGGATGAACGCTTACGATTTCGAGATGGGCGATGCGCTGCTCGCGGCACTGGGAAGCCTTACGGTTGATCCGGAGGTGCGGTGCATCGTGTTCACGGGGTCCGGGAAGGTTTTCTCGGCGGGAGGCGACATCGTGATGATGTCGGGGATGAAAGAGGACACCGCCCACAGGTTCCTCGAACTGACCGTCCGGCTGCATGCATTCGTCGCCTCCCTGCGCCGCTGCCGCAAGCCCGTCATATCCGCCGTCAACGGCGTTGCGGCGGGAGCGGGCTTCCCGCTGGCGCTGGCCGGAGACATGGTACTGGCCACGGAGTCCGCCCGGTTCGCGCTCGCATACCAGAACATCGGGCTTTCCCCGGACGGGGGAGGAACGTTCTTCCTTGCCAGGGCGCTCGGAACGCACCGCGCGATGGAACTTATTTTGACGGGAAGGACGCTCACCGCGGGGGAGGCCGCTTCCCTGGGGCTGGTGCAGCGGGTTATCCCCGACGACTTCTTCATCGCCGAAACGTTCGCGCTGGCGGAAAAGATCGCCGCGGGCCCCACCCTTGCGTTCGCCAAGGCAAAGGAACTTTACAACCGGGCGCTTTCGAATCCCCTCGAGACGCAGCTCGAGGAAGAGCGGCAGGGGATCGCGGAATTGTCGGGGACTGTGGATTTCCGGGAAGGCGTCAGGGCCTTCCTCGCCAAGGAGAAGGCGAATTTCCGGGGGAAATAG
- a CDS encoding glycosyltransferase family 9 protein, with amino-acid sequence MTDTLGAIRRAKNILVIQLGDIGDVVLTTPSLRALKETLPEAKVSALVRRGFGSLLEEDPNLHEVIEVAKSRGKLAEIGGENFRLIRRLRRVKYDLAIDLRTGDRGTILAFLTGAPVKVTRYDPGRPFWHNRIFNHRIMNAGIGGPPVHPGVDLSLRLLRTLGIDTADSTPRLWVSKEAVEGIRSMLQADPAAAGCRWATANPFSRWKYKEWGRDRWIELIGWLWNEHGLRTVLVGSRDEAGAAEGIASKCGGGALNFAGKTTLGELAALLSLSTIHLGVDSAAPHIAFAVGTPSVTIFGPSDWRVWTVQDDIHRIVTPDDDCVPCQKKGCDGKERSVCLENMGTEKMKAAVGEILRAPGRRTATRRAGLP; translated from the coding sequence ATGACCGACACTCTCGGCGCGATCCGCCGCGCGAAAAATATCCTTGTCATCCAGCTCGGCGACATCGGCGATGTGGTTCTGACCACGCCGTCCCTCCGGGCGTTGAAGGAAACGTTGCCGGAGGCCAAGGTATCGGCCCTCGTAAGACGGGGGTTCGGCTCCCTCCTCGAAGAGGACCCGAATCTGCATGAAGTCATCGAAGTGGCGAAAAGCAGGGGAAAACTCGCCGAGATCGGCGGTGAAAACTTCCGTCTGATCCGGCGCCTCAGGCGTGTGAAATACGACCTGGCGATCGACCTGCGCACGGGGGATCGCGGGACGATCCTCGCGTTTTTGACTGGCGCTCCCGTGAAGGTAACCCGTTACGACCCGGGCCGGCCCTTCTGGCACAATCGTATCTTCAATCATCGGATCATGAATGCCGGGATCGGAGGCCCTCCGGTCCATCCCGGCGTCGACCTGTCCCTGCGCCTCCTCAGGACATTGGGCATAGACACCGCGGACTCAACCCCAAGGCTATGGGTATCCAAAGAGGCTGTCGAGGGGATACGCTCCATGCTGCAGGCGGACCCTGCGGCTGCGGGCTGCCGATGGGCGACGGCCAATCCCTTCTCGCGCTGGAAATACAAGGAGTGGGGCCGCGACCGTTGGATCGAGCTGATCGGCTGGCTCTGGAATGAACACGGACTGCGTACCGTGCTCGTCGGCTCGAGGGACGAGGCGGGAGCCGCGGAAGGTATCGCGTCAAAATGCGGCGGGGGGGCCTTGAATTTCGCCGGAAAAACCACCCTCGGCGAGCTCGCAGCCCTGCTGAGCCTTTCCACGATCCATCTGGGGGTCGACAGCGCCGCTCCGCACATAGCTTTCGCCGTCGGCACGCCTTCGGTCACGATATTCGGCCCCTCCGATTGGCGCGTCTGGACCGTCCAGGACGACATTCACAGGATCGTCACGCCCGATGACGATTGCGTGCCGTGCCAAAAGAAGGGCTGCGACGGCAAGGAGCGAAGCGTCTGCCTCGAAAATATGGGAACGGAAAAAATGAAAGCCGCGGTCGGGGAGATTCTGCGGGCACCCGGGCGGCGGACCGCGACGCGGAGGGCGGGACTGCCATGA